The following proteins are encoded in a genomic region of Cellulomonas sp. ES6:
- a CDS encoding branched-chain amino acid ABC transporter permease — translation MEWSRILVNVAGEIFAPTTAAYALAAIGLNVHFGLTGLLNMGQAGFMLLGAYGFAISTIAGWPLWAAVLVAIACAAVFALLLGIPTLKLRGDYLAIVTIAAAEIIRLVGRSTALTDLTGASSGLRGNSYKDTFQDASPFPDGNLAIGPFEYSMNASNSWWIRIVGWAVVALACLLVWLLIRSPWGRVLKGIREDEDAVRSLGKNVYSYKMQSLVLGGVIGAVAGIIYVLPRAVQPDSMGRPMTFFVWTILLLGGAATVFGPVLGSIIFWVSLMLIKSVMRVGVPESVMRTEQIEQFGWIVVGVTLMLLVIFRPQGILGDKKELAIDVR, via the coding sequence ATGGAGTGGTCCCGCATCCTCGTCAACGTGGCGGGCGAGATCTTCGCCCCGACCACCGCCGCCTACGCGCTGGCGGCCATCGGCCTCAACGTGCACTTCGGCCTCACCGGCCTGCTGAACATGGGCCAGGCCGGGTTCATGCTGCTCGGTGCCTACGGCTTCGCGATCTCGACCATCGCCGGGTGGCCGCTGTGGGCCGCGGTGCTCGTCGCGATCGCCTGCGCCGCCGTGTTCGCCCTGCTGCTCGGCATCCCCACGCTCAAGCTGCGCGGCGACTACCTGGCGATCGTGACGATCGCCGCCGCCGAGATCATCCGCCTCGTCGGGCGGTCCACGGCCCTGACGGACCTGACGGGCGCCTCGTCCGGGCTGCGCGGCAACTCGTACAAGGACACGTTCCAGGACGCGTCGCCGTTCCCGGACGGCAACCTCGCGATCGGACCGTTCGAGTACTCGATGAACGCGTCCAACTCGTGGTGGATCCGCATCGTGGGCTGGGCGGTCGTCGCCCTGGCGTGCCTGCTGGTGTGGCTGCTCATCCGCAGCCCGTGGGGCCGGGTGCTCAAGGGCATCCGCGAGGACGAGGACGCCGTGCGGTCGCTGGGCAAGAACGTCTACTCGTACAAGATGCAGTCCCTGGTGCTCGGCGGGGTGATCGGCGCCGTGGCGGGCATCATCTACGTCCTGCCCCGGGCGGTGCAGCCCGACTCGATGGGCCGCCCCATGACGTTCTTCGTCTGGACGATCCTGCTGCTCGGCGGCGCCGCGACGGTGTTCGGGCCGGTGCTCGGGTCGATCATCTTCTGGGTCTCGCTCATGCTCATCAAGTCCGTCATGCGCGTCGGCGTCCCCGAGTCCGTGATGCGCACCGAGCAGATCGAGCAGTTCGGCTGGATCGTCGTCGGCGTGACGCTCATGCTGCTGGTGATCTTCCGGCCCCAAGGCATCCTCGGCGACAAGAAGGAGCTGGCGATCGATGTCCGCTGA
- a CDS encoding ABC transporter substrate-binding protein, with amino-acid sequence MIRTTHAVQAAALAGAVALVLTACSSSDDGGSGDDETAGGDGSPLIVGTLLPQTGTLAYLGPPEVAGVDLAIKEINEAGGVLGQDVEVTHADSSDADHAEVATQSVTDLLSQDVQVIIGAASSSVTLNVIDDITGAEVVQISPANTATSLSGYSDFYFRTAPPDTVQGSALGNLITGDGHSNIGILVFNDDYGTSLRDVVKETVEATGATVVYGNPGEEFDPAASSFATDVTALMATNPDAVVVLAFEQTKQIIPELAAAGVDPSTIYMVDGNTADYSADFEPGTLEGAQGTIPGAFPSDEFQARLKEVDANLTDYAYGPESYDATILAALAAVKGGATDGPTIQANLAAVSGADGGEECSTFADCVELLDGGSDIHYVGQAGTGPFNADNDPSSAFIGVYKYGADNKNVWVKAVEGSVE; translated from the coding sequence ATGATTCGTACGACACACGCCGTCCAGGCGGCGGCCCTCGCCGGCGCCGTCGCGCTGGTGCTCACCGCGTGCTCCAGCTCCGACGACGGCGGGTCCGGCGACGACGAGACGGCCGGCGGTGACGGCAGCCCGCTGATCGTCGGCACGCTCCTCCCGCAGACCGGCACCCTGGCGTACCTCGGCCCGCCGGAGGTCGCCGGCGTCGACCTGGCGATCAAGGAGATCAACGAGGCGGGCGGCGTCCTGGGTCAGGACGTCGAGGTCACGCACGCGGACTCCTCGGACGCCGACCACGCCGAGGTCGCGACCCAGTCGGTGACCGACCTGCTCTCGCAGGACGTGCAGGTCATCATCGGTGCGGCGTCCTCGTCCGTCACGCTCAACGTGATCGACGACATCACGGGCGCCGAGGTCGTGCAGATCTCGCCGGCGAACACCGCGACGTCGCTGTCCGGCTACTCGGACTTCTACTTCCGCACCGCCCCGCCGGACACGGTCCAGGGCTCGGCGCTCGGCAACCTCATCACCGGTGACGGGCACTCCAACATCGGCATCCTGGTGTTCAACGACGACTACGGCACCTCGCTGCGCGACGTCGTCAAGGAGACCGTCGAGGCCACGGGCGCGACCGTCGTCTACGGCAACCCGGGCGAGGAGTTCGACCCGGCCGCGAGCAGCTTCGCGACCGACGTCACGGCGCTCATGGCCACCAACCCCGACGCGGTCGTGGTGCTGGCGTTCGAGCAGACCAAGCAGATCATCCCCGAGCTCGCCGCCGCCGGCGTCGACCCGTCGACGATCTACATGGTGGACGGCAACACGGCGGACTACTCGGCGGACTTCGAGCCGGGCACGCTCGAGGGCGCCCAGGGCACCATCCCCGGCGCGTTCCCGAGCGACGAGTTCCAGGCGCGCCTCAAGGAGGTCGACGCGAACCTCACCGACTACGCCTACGGCCCCGAGTCGTACGACGCGACGATCCTGGCGGCCCTCGCGGCGGTCAAGGGCGGCGCCACCGACGGCCCGACGATCCAGGCGAACCTGGCGGCGGTCTCCGGCGCGGACGGCGGCGAGGAGTGCTCCACGTTCGCGGACTGCGTCGAGCTCCTGGACGGCGGCAGCGACATCCACTACGTCGGCCAGGCGGGCACCGGCCCGTTCAACGCGGACAACGACCCCTCGTCGGCGTTCATCGGCGTCTACAAGTACGGGGCCGACAACAAGAACGTCTGGGTGAAGGCGGTCGAGGGCTCCGTCGAGTGA
- a CDS encoding PaaI family thioesterase codes for MERLGMTLLEVTPQRAVGTLPVAGNVQPYGLLHGGASAVLAETLGSYAAAAHAGPGRRAVGIELSCTHHRSATEGVVTGTATAVHLGGRVATYDVVVEDPRGRRICSARLTCMLIDDRPV; via the coding sequence ATGGAGCGCCTCGGCATGACGCTGCTGGAGGTGACGCCGCAGCGCGCCGTCGGGACGCTGCCGGTCGCCGGCAACGTGCAGCCCTACGGCCTGCTCCACGGCGGGGCGTCGGCGGTGCTGGCCGAGACCCTCGGCTCGTACGCCGCCGCCGCGCACGCGGGTCCCGGGCGGCGCGCCGTGGGCATCGAGCTGAGCTGCACGCACCACCGGTCGGCGACCGAGGGCGTGGTCACGGGCACCGCGACCGCCGTGCACCTCGGCGGGCGGGTGGCGACCTACGACGTCGTGGTCGAGGACCCGCGCGGCCGGCGGATCTGCTCCGCGCGGCTGACCTGCATGCTGATCGACGACCGGCCGGTCTGA
- a CDS encoding ABC transporter ATP-binding protein: protein MSSTAVQGSDPSTVHRGAPAGEPLLAATDLVAGYVPGVNILNDCNLVVHPGELVGIIGPNGAGKSTLLKALFGLVTIRSGSVVLKGEDITNHRADSLVRRGVGFVPQTNNVFPSLSIQENLEMGLFQAPKRFAERFDFIVDLFPVLGERRKQRAGSLSGGERQMVAMARALMMDPSVLLLDEPSAGLSPVRQDETFLRTRKINKAGVSVVIVEQNARRCLQICDRAYVLDQGSNAYSGPGRELMNDPKVIELYLGTLATDVEAAAQRDAPQG, encoded by the coding sequence ATGAGCAGCACCGCCGTGCAGGGGTCCGACCCCTCGACCGTCCACCGCGGGGCGCCCGCGGGCGAGCCGCTGCTCGCCGCGACCGACCTGGTGGCGGGCTACGTGCCGGGCGTCAACATCCTCAACGACTGCAACCTCGTGGTGCACCCCGGGGAGCTCGTCGGCATCATCGGCCCGAACGGCGCCGGCAAGTCGACGCTGCTCAAGGCGCTGTTCGGGCTCGTGACGATCCGGTCCGGCTCGGTGGTGCTGAAGGGCGAGGACATCACCAACCACCGTGCCGACTCGCTGGTGCGGCGCGGCGTCGGGTTCGTGCCGCAGACCAACAACGTGTTCCCGTCGCTGTCCATCCAGGAGAACCTCGAGATGGGGCTGTTCCAGGCCCCCAAGCGGTTCGCGGAGCGGTTCGACTTCATCGTCGACCTGTTCCCGGTGCTCGGCGAGCGGCGCAAGCAGCGCGCCGGGTCGCTGTCCGGCGGCGAGCGGCAGATGGTCGCGATGGCGCGCGCGCTCATGATGGACCCGTCCGTGCTGCTGCTCGACGAGCCGTCCGCGGGCCTGTCCCCCGTCCGCCAGGACGAGACGTTCCTGCGGACCCGCAAGATCAACAAGGCGGGCGTGTCGGTCGTCATCGTCGAGCAGAACGCCCGGCGGTGCCTGCAGATCTGCGACCGCGCGTACGTGCTCGACCAGGGGTCGAACGCCTACTCGGGCCCCGGGCGCGAGCTGATGAACGACCCGAAGGTCATCGAGCTGTACCTCGGGACGCTCGCCACCGACGTCGAGGCCGCGGCGCAGCGGGACGCCCCGCAGGGCTGA
- a CDS encoding ABC transporter ATP-binding protein encodes MSADVPRGHVPPPVPHATTASGKDRVTADLAHVARTPGIPKPDAIVVADGVTRHFGGMTAVDVEHLEVQRGAITALIGPNGAGKTTLFNLLTGFDRPSTGTWSFEGRSLSGVAAARVARSGMVRTFQLTKALSRMTVIENMRLGATRQPGENLFTALVPPLWRAREKEITEKAEELLVRFKLDAKRDDYAGSLSGGQRKLLEMARALMSDPTMVMLDEPMAGVNPALTQSLLGHIQALREDGTTVLFVEHDMHMVRHISDWVVVMAEGRIVAEGPPEAVMADQAVIDAYLGAHHDTDLGDDALLEDGIARLEAEEAGEVDDAFAGTDTGTDTKEGTR; translated from the coding sequence ATGTCCGCTGACGTCCCCCGCGGCCACGTGCCGCCGCCCGTCCCGCACGCGACGACGGCCAGCGGCAAGGACCGCGTCACGGCCGACCTGGCGCACGTCGCCCGCACCCCCGGCATCCCGAAGCCCGACGCGATCGTCGTCGCCGACGGGGTCACCCGGCACTTCGGCGGCATGACCGCCGTCGACGTGGAGCACCTCGAGGTGCAGCGCGGCGCGATCACCGCCCTCATCGGCCCGAACGGCGCCGGCAAGACGACGCTGTTCAACCTGCTGACCGGGTTCGACCGGCCGAGCACCGGCACGTGGTCGTTCGAGGGACGGTCCCTGTCCGGGGTCGCGGCGGCGCGCGTCGCCCGCTCCGGCATGGTCCGCACCTTCCAGCTGACCAAGGCGCTGTCCCGCATGACCGTCATCGAGAACATGCGGCTCGGGGCCACCCGCCAGCCCGGCGAGAACCTGTTCACCGCGCTGGTGCCGCCGCTGTGGAGGGCGCGCGAGAAGGAGATCACCGAGAAGGCCGAGGAGCTGCTGGTCCGGTTCAAGCTCGACGCCAAGCGCGACGACTACGCGGGCTCGCTGTCCGGCGGCCAGCGCAAGCTGCTCGAGATGGCGCGGGCGCTGATGTCGGACCCCACGATGGTCATGCTCGACGAGCCGATGGCCGGCGTGAACCCGGCGCTGACGCAGTCGCTGCTCGGCCACATCCAGGCGCTGCGCGAGGACGGCACGACCGTGCTGTTCGTCGAGCACGACATGCACATGGTCCGGCACATCTCGGACTGGGTGGTCGTCATGGCGGAGGGCCGGATCGTCGCCGAGGGGCCGCCCGAGGCCGTGATGGCCGACCAGGCCGTGATCGACGCGTACCTGGGCGCGCACCACGACACCGACCTGGGCGACGACGCGCTGCTCGAGGACGGCATCGCGCGCCTCGAGGCCGAGGAGGCCGGCGAGGTGGACGACGCGTTCGCCGGCACCGACACCGGCACCGACACGAAGGAGGGCACCCGATGA
- a CDS encoding DUF2277 domain-containing protein, translated as MCRNITTLRGLEPAATPEEVEAAARQFVRKVTGVQATSAATHEPVERAVAEVAAIVTRLLAELPDRRRPPATVPPLRRPEVRARLGMEPFDAGEPEDGAGHDRAHPHDHDHPHAHPHDHAHPDHAHPHTHEPAPA; from the coding sequence ATGTGCCGGAACATCACGACGCTGCGGGGGCTGGAGCCGGCCGCGACGCCCGAGGAGGTCGAGGCCGCCGCGCGGCAGTTCGTCCGCAAGGTCACGGGCGTCCAGGCCACCAGCGCGGCGACCCACGAGCCCGTCGAGCGGGCCGTCGCGGAGGTGGCGGCGATCGTCACGCGGCTGCTCGCCGAGCTCCCGGACCGGCGGCGCCCGCCGGCCACCGTGCCGCCGCTGCGGCGCCCGGAGGTGCGGGCACGCCTCGGGATGGAGCCGTTCGACGCGGGGGAGCCGGAGGACGGCGCGGGGCACGACCGCGCGCACCCGCACGACCACGACCACCCGCACGCGCACCCGCACGACCACGCGCACCCGGACCACGCGCACCCGCACACGCACGAGCCCGCGCCCGCCTGA
- a CDS encoding branched-chain amino acid ABC transporter permease, giving the protein MRRAATRDRSTAGALAVLGALLLTLLLTVAVPGTARAAAAGCVADAATGCLNGTIRTSDQQPAAGVVLDVEGPGGASQATTDADGRWTLAVTEAGDYTVTLDTATLPAGETLRDPSGNPRTVTVALGSSAGVLFPLGEPAAPAGGGDETAAPDPASTAPAPSDEVGAPTGSSSSGGFSWGRLAQQASSGLVFGVLLALASVGLSLIYGTTGLSNFAHGEQVTLGAIAAYVSVQLWGLPLLVAGVLAVVVGAASGWLQDAGMWHPLRKRRVGTTQQMIVTIGLSMALQYTYQFFFGGGALRIVTTNPTTVTLGPVRISTTSLWSLLLAAVVLAAVAYFLLGTRVGRATRAVSDNPALAAASGITVDRIVRLVWVLGAALAALGGVLMGLYLNATSWNMGGALLLLMFAAVTLGGLGQAFGALAGSIVIGLVVEMSNLVIPSDMRYAGALLILILVLLLRPQGILGRAERIG; this is encoded by the coding sequence GTGCGCCGAGCCGCAACCAGGGACCGTTCCACCGCCGGGGCGCTCGCCGTCCTCGGCGCGCTCCTGCTGACCCTGCTCCTCACCGTGGCCGTCCCGGGCACCGCCCGGGCGGCGGCGGCCGGGTGCGTCGCCGACGCCGCCACCGGCTGCCTCAACGGCACCATCCGCACGTCCGACCAGCAGCCCGCTGCCGGCGTCGTGCTCGACGTCGAGGGTCCCGGGGGCGCGAGCCAGGCCACCACGGACGCCGACGGCCGCTGGACGCTGGCCGTGACCGAGGCGGGCGACTACACGGTCACGCTCGACACCGCGACGCTCCCCGCGGGCGAGACGCTGCGCGACCCGTCGGGCAACCCGCGCACCGTCACGGTCGCGCTCGGGTCCTCCGCGGGCGTGCTGTTCCCGCTGGGCGAGCCCGCGGCGCCCGCCGGGGGTGGCGACGAGACCGCCGCCCCCGACCCGGCCAGCACCGCGCCGGCCCCGTCCGACGAGGTGGGGGCCCCCACCGGGTCGTCCAGCTCCGGCGGCTTCTCCTGGGGGCGGCTCGCGCAGCAGGCGAGCAGCGGCCTGGTGTTCGGCGTGCTGCTCGCGCTGGCCTCCGTCGGTCTGTCGCTGATCTACGGCACCACGGGCCTGTCGAACTTCGCGCACGGCGAGCAGGTGACGCTCGGCGCGATCGCCGCGTACGTCAGCGTCCAGCTCTGGGGCCTGCCGCTGCTCGTCGCGGGCGTGCTGGCCGTGGTGGTCGGCGCGGCGTCGGGCTGGCTGCAGGACGCGGGGATGTGGCACCCGCTGCGCAAGCGGCGGGTCGGCACCACGCAGCAGATGATCGTCACGATCGGTCTGTCGATGGCGCTGCAGTACACGTACCAGTTCTTCTTCGGCGGGGGCGCGCTGCGCATCGTCACGACGAACCCGACGACGGTCACGCTCGGTCCGGTCCGGATCAGCACGACGTCGCTGTGGTCGCTGCTGCTGGCGGCCGTCGTGCTCGCCGCGGTGGCGTACTTCCTGCTCGGCACCCGGGTCGGCCGCGCCACCCGGGCGGTCTCCGACAACCCCGCGCTGGCGGCGGCGTCGGGCATCACCGTCGACCGCATCGTGCGGCTCGTCTGGGTGCTCGGTGCGGCGCTCGCCGCGCTCGGCGGCGTGCTCATGGGCCTGTACCTCAACGCGACGTCGTGGAACATGGGCGGCGCGCTGCTGCTCCTCATGTTCGCCGCGGTGACGCTGGGCGGCCTCGGCCAGGCGTTCGGCGCGCTGGCCGGCTCGATCGTCATCGGCCTGGTGGTCGAGATGTCGAACCTCGTCATCCCGAGCGACATGCGCTACGCCGGCGCCCTGCTCATCCTCATCCTCGTCCTGCTGCTGCGGCCCCAGGGCATCCTCGGACGCGCCGAGCGGATCGGTTAA
- a CDS encoding GNAT family N-acetyltransferase has protein sequence MPSPVAVRPARPEDLDVLVALSLAARAESVVGAQLCTDDADRLRHQIGALVGEPGACGLVGLLDGEVCGLALARIVGPSLFTDEVAVSIEAVYVAEGARRRGVGHALLGAVVEEAQRAGAADVLAVPLPGARGMLRFLARLGFAPAAAHRVASTEALQRRLVADAPARRSARVGLDDLIARRRRARAGRAATPAEAAVAQTGRSSISMQVSRAEQIRRPRGSSTTTS, from the coding sequence GTGCCGTCACCCGTCGCCGTGCGCCCTGCCCGACCCGAGGACCTCGACGTCCTCGTCGCCCTGAGCCTCGCCGCCCGCGCGGAGTCGGTGGTGGGCGCGCAGCTCTGCACGGACGACGCGGACCGGCTGCGGCACCAGATCGGCGCGCTCGTGGGCGAGCCCGGGGCGTGCGGGCTCGTCGGCCTGCTGGACGGCGAGGTCTGCGGCCTGGCCCTCGCCCGCATCGTCGGGCCGAGCCTGTTCACCGACGAGGTGGCCGTGTCGATCGAGGCGGTCTACGTCGCCGAGGGCGCGCGCCGCCGCGGCGTGGGTCACGCGCTGCTCGGCGCCGTGGTCGAGGAGGCGCAGCGGGCCGGTGCCGCGGACGTGCTCGCGGTGCCGCTGCCGGGCGCGCGCGGGATGCTGCGGTTCCTCGCCCGCCTGGGGTTCGCCCCGGCGGCGGCCCACCGCGTGGCCAGCACCGAGGCGCTGCAGCGCCGGCTCGTCGCGGACGCCCCCGCCCGCCGCAGCGCGCGCGTCGGGCTGGACGACCTCATCGCGCGCCGGCGCCGGGCCCGGGCCGGCCGGGCGGCGACGCCGGCGGAGGCCGCGGTGGCTCAGACCGGCCGGTCGTCGATCAGCATGCAGGTCAGCCGCGCGGAGCAGATCCGCCGGCCGCGCGGGTCCTCGACCACGACGTCGTAG